One genomic region from Bacillus aquiflavi encodes:
- the tnpB gene encoding IS66 family insertion sequence element accessory protein TnpB (TnpB, as the term is used for proteins encoded by IS66 family insertion elements, is considered an accessory protein, since TnpC, encoded by a neighboring gene, is a DDE family transposase.), translated as MKHDYTDVKNIYIICGKTDMRKGIDGLATLIQDSFELDPYGDSIFLFAGWKKDRYKCLYFDGDGFAMLYKRLDNGKLQWPKDEQAVRNLSQKELRWLLEGLSIQQPKAIQPSPKGTF; from the coding sequence GTGAAACATGATTATACGGATGTGAAAAATATCTATATTATCTGTGGGAAAACGGATATGCGGAAGGGGATTGACGGATTGGCTACTCTAATTCAAGATTCTTTTGAATTAGACCCCTATGGCGACTCTATATTCTTATTTGCCGGATGGAAGAAAGATAGATATAAATGTCTGTATTTCGATGGGGATGGCTTCGCCATGCTCTATAAACGACTGGACAATGGTAAGCTACAATGGCCTAAAGATGAACAAGCAGTTCGTAATCTATCTCAGAAGGAGCTCAGGTGGTTGCTTGAGGGGTTATCCATTCAGCAGCCAAAGGCCATTCAACCATCGCCAAAAGGCACGTTCTGA